One Dysosmobacter welbionis DNA segment encodes these proteins:
- a CDS encoding cysteine desulfurase family protein, with product MIYLDHAATTPVPRAVADAMYEVLTEQFGNPSSQYPMGLEMKRRVEVWRKTVADALGCGAKQLFFTSCGTEADNWAVTAACWQNRHLGRHIVTTAVEHSAVLEACRWMERQGYEVTYLVPAQDGSLSAEQVLAAVRQDTALVSCMLVNNELGNIYPIAEIARGLAVKNPQTLLHTDAVQGFLKVPCSAKTLGADFLTISAHKIGGPKGIGALYIGPRVRNPKPLLAGGGQEGGLRAGTEATAQIAGFARAVELRRENLEEKLLCMAKIRDYAAERLSAIPDLKILSAPGGAPHILSISLVGWPSQNIVNDLGSQGVCISAGSACHQGKPSHVIAALKLSKKVSGGVIRLSFGPETDKGDIDACADALRRHHDTRMPML from the coding sequence ATGATTTATCTGGACCACGCCGCCACTACGCCCGTTCCCCGGGCGGTGGCGGATGCCATGTATGAGGTGCTCACCGAACAGTTCGGCAACCCCAGCTCCCAGTACCCCATGGGGCTGGAGATGAAGCGCCGGGTGGAAGTCTGGCGGAAGACCGTGGCGGACGCACTGGGCTGTGGGGCCAAGCAGCTGTTCTTCACCTCCTGCGGCACGGAGGCGGACAACTGGGCTGTCACCGCCGCCTGCTGGCAGAACCGCCACCTGGGCCGCCACATCGTTACCACCGCAGTGGAGCACAGCGCCGTGCTGGAAGCCTGCCGCTGGATGGAGCGGCAGGGATACGAGGTGACGTATCTTGTCCCGGCTCAGGACGGCTCCCTCTCTGCGGAGCAGGTCCTCGCCGCCGTCCGGCAGGACACGGCGCTGGTGTCCTGCATGCTGGTGAACAACGAGCTGGGAAACATCTATCCCATCGCTGAGATCGCCCGGGGCCTGGCGGTGAAGAACCCACAGACGTTGCTGCACACCGACGCGGTCCAAGGCTTTTTGAAGGTCCCATGCTCCGCAAAAACGCTGGGGGCGGACTTCCTCACCATCTCCGCCCACAAGATCGGCGGGCCCAAGGGCATCGGCGCTCTGTACATCGGTCCCCGGGTCCGGAATCCAAAGCCGCTGCTGGCCGGCGGCGGGCAGGAGGGCGGCCTCCGGGCCGGCACCGAAGCCACGGCCCAGATCGCGGGCTTTGCCAGGGCTGTGGAGCTGCGGCGGGAAAATTTGGAGGAGAAACTCCTCTGCATGGCGAAAATCCGGGACTATGCCGCAGAGCGGCTGTCTGCCATCCCCGACTTGAAAATCCTCTCCGCTCCCGGCGGCGCGCCCCATATCCTCTCCATCTCTCTCGTGGGCTGGCCCAGCCAAAATATTGTCAATGACCTGGGCAGCCAGGGCGTCTGCATCTCCGCCGGCTCCGCCTGCCATCAGGGCAAGCCCAGTCACGTGATCGCGGCCTTGAAGCTATCCAAGAAGGTCTCCGGCGGGGTGATCCGCCTGAGCTTCGGCCCGGAGACTGACAAGGGCGACATCGACGCCTGTGCGGACGCCCTGCGGCGCCACCACGACACGCGGATGCCCATGCTGTAA